tatatatatatatactatcgtatatattatatatatatatatgtatctatatataatatatatgtatatatatgtatatattgactgGAGTCTGGAGCatcccctcagcttaccagccctggtcaaactattgaatccatgccagcatggacaacagttgttaaatgataatgatggtcatgatgtgttgtatatatatatatatatatagatatatatatatatatatacatatatattatagataatttaCATTAGTATATAGATAAATTCTCAGATATGAGATAAAGTCATTGTCaccaacaatatatgtatatttgtgatttGATGTGTGAACATTTTAGCATGGCCTAGATTTTTGTAaagattttcagcaatttttctaagatatatgaagaaataattttttaaaagatgttttcCAGTTTTTACCAGATAATAATAttactttttttcatttattttgttttaggaAGAAACCTTAGGATCTGCTGCTTTGGGAGCTAGAATGTTTAGCAATAAATGCCATCGATCCAGCATTTTTCCGAGTTCTcagtataaaaaattaaattctgaATCAAATGAGTTCAGTGGTAAGTCAAACTATTTAGAAGCAAATGATGAAAATATGAGTTCTGTTGGAATGGACACTTTCACAGTAGAAAACATAAGTTTTTCTCAGCCAAAGtctttcaaacaaaataaagcaGTTGATAAAAATGATACTCTAAAAAGGCAGAAAACTTTAGAATTCCTTGAAAAGTTGTTGAAGAACTGTGACCCTGAAATAGAAGAACAACTCAAAAAGCTAGTTAAAGAAAAATTTGGATTACATATGAAAAGTAGTCATCAAAAAGAGGTTCTGTCATCTAACCAAACTGTAAATGGTATTATGGAATTTCTGGAGCAAcaaagaaatgatttttttctgCCTTGTAATTCTTCTAGTCTTCCCTCTTTGTCAGGCCGAAGTAAGAATGATTGGAGTAAACTAAGAGCTGATAACAATAGGAATCTGATAAAATCTACTAAAGCATTTCTTTCTAAAAATAGAGTGACTGAAAGTACTCCTTCGTTTGTTTTGGGTGAAAGTAACTTGAATGAAGACTCAGATGAAGGTGTCTTCTTGCATGGAGAGAACTGCTCAGAGAATAAACCAGCAAGTAACTGCACTACTAGCAATATTTTTGAGACCAAACCTCACAAGGATTTCTCTAATAGTCCTCAGCATGACATGTGGGATACCATTCATCAAGTTCTTAATGAGCAAAAGTTAGAAAATCAATTTTGGCAAAAAGCAACATCCATaaaaaacaatttcaaaacaaaactcccTAATTTTATGGACACATCAAGCACAGAAGAttcaacaattaaaaatatactcAAGTCAATAGGATTTGATACAGAAATGTGCAAAAGAATGCAAGAATGTGCCAAACAGGTATCTGGTATAAATGATCAGTTGGGGTCTGATAAAAATAAACGATTAACAAACAAGTCTAAGCATAGCCTGTCTCCTGAAATAGATAAATGTGGTCTTAAAAGAGCGAAGAACAAAATTCTGTCTTCTGAAAAGGCATCCCATAAAATTCTTTTTAACAAAAATTTCATTGCAACTGTCCCACCTATTGATACATCAGTTCCACCACCTGTTGCTAATTTCTCAAACACAGTAACTCCCCTACCTTCTCTAGCCCCCGCTCCTTTGTCAGTACTTCATAGTAGATCACCTGTATATTCTGTGTTACCATCTGGCCTACCAACACCTATTGCTCCTGCCAATTATACTCATGTTCCATCTCAACCTGCAATAGCACCATGTGGACCATTTTTTGCTCAGCCTCAGACATCTACCCTTTTCCCTCAACAGTACAATTTTAGCAATATGTTTGAAAAAAACACTTGTTACAGCACTTCAAAATCTATTATTCCTACCACTATACCTTGTCCACCTGTACATTCAAACTTAAAAGTTATACCTCCCTCCCCTGTTCCTACATCAAATTCTTCTATACCATCTGCCACAACTCCTTCATCATTACCTGGTTCTTCATTATGCAGGGATAACTCACCCAAAACAGATAGCTGGCTATCTAATAATGAAAGGTCTTCCCAATGGAATTTACTTTCTCCATCTCACAGAGATAGATCTCCTACAACATCACGCCAAAATAGGTCTCTTACACCCTGTTCATCAAGGCATACATCTTACACATTAAGATGTGAAAGGTCTCAGGTTTCTAGCTCATCAAAGGAAGATAAGTCACATAGTCCACTTTCTTTAAGGCGGGGTAGGTCACGAACACCTAGTTCTTTGAGGCGAGATAAATCACGAGAAAGATCACTGACACCTTCAAAATCAAGACGGAAAAAGTCACGAAATCAAAATAAACGAGATAGATCTAGAACACCTTATTCTTCAAGAAGAAGCCACTCAAGATCACCATGTTCACTGAAAAGAGATAAGCTAAGATCTGTTTCTGGCAGAGGTTCAAGATATTCTAAATCTAGACACAGTCGGTCACCAAGTAAACCATGCAATTTTCACTCTAAAAGATCAAAGTTACTGCATCCTGTGGATGAAAGATTTGCTTCTGAATATGAATATTCACCATCTCCTCCACTTCAAAAGAGAACTGCTGTACAGTGTAATGGTTCGACTGAAGGCAAAAATAATACAAGTTCACTGAAAGTGCAAGATGTAAAAGAAATTTTTGCCCTAAAATCTAAAAATTTGAATGCTTCTACAAACAACTCCAATAGAAAGTATTCTTGTTTTCTACCACATGAAATTGAGCAGATAATAAAACAAAGGATTTTGTGCAGCAGCCGTCTTGAAATGTTGCAAAATGAACTAGCAATGCTTCgcaaacaacaaaatgaattGATGCGCAAGAAACAGCGTGAAAAAGATGGTCATAAGGATCCTCTTTTGACTGAAAATGCTGCTTTACAGGAAGAAGTTAGCAATCAAGTTAAACTGCTGAAAAAGACCATGGAAGAACTTAATGAAACTTTGGAAATATCAGGAATGTCTATGGAGTCTTTTACTTACCATGAAAAATTTTATCAGTATTCTAAAAAATCTTCTTTATCTGATCAATTTGGATTTAAAAGCAAAAGTCATGAAAGTAGAGCtaatgaaaaaaacagaaaaacaaataaattccaTTCACATGGGTTTGACAAAACTGCTTCTATACAAAAGGAGATGTCTTGTGAACGTTTCTCTTCTCGAGATAATAAACCTTTACTACCTTTGGAGATAAAATCTTTTGCAAAAGGAAGTCAGTCCAGTGATAAAGATAAGTTCTCATGGAATAAAAGGATGGATGATAGCCAGCTGCGTGAGGACAAAGATAAGAGAACTTCTCCATTCCCATTAAAGTGGTCAGCATATTCTTCTGAAAACTTCTTGCATAATTTGCATGGAAACAaggtatgttatattttaataatcattTATAAGTCACCATGAATAAAATTTTGGGTGATAGCACTCAacagtgatgtgtataaatacaaacttgttactaGCTCTACCACACCTGAGGTACACAAcggcgagaaattttctccatgacatgACATAATAAGTGACTTTCTTGCAGGTTCTGCATGTTTAAGCTGGTAAcgagtttatatttatacatatcactgCTTAGCCTTGTCGTCCTGCATTTTATTTATGGTGAACCATCAAATAATGCTACCAGTCATTGAATAATGATAGGAATATCATAAGAGAGATAAAGTCTCTCATGGCATCACCttgtttggtttctatggctgaagaGAAGATAACTACTCCAAAATGCATGCATCCCATAGTCTGGTCAGGTAGTGCTGCTTGCTGATTCAGTGCATTTGCACCCATTTGTCAACAGtcagaaattttctccatggtgGGATGCAGTGAGTGGCTTTCTTGTGGGTTCAGGTGTGCCTCAGGCATGTTTCAgttggtaacaagtttgtatttatacacattgcTTTATGCTGTCACCTTGTATCTATGATTACTGTATCGACCTATCAAATACCTTCGGATTTAGTTTGTACCTGTCACAAGGTATATCTAACCCGCATtgagtaatatatttttaaacagtcATTCTGTTAGCCAGGTTCATTGTATAGAGTGCTTATTGTGGTATTTGCCTTTTCCTttacgctgtgtgtgtgtatcatcatcatcttcatttaacatctgttttccatgctggcatgggttggactgtttgacaggagctggccagctgaagagctgtctaggctccatgtctgttttggcatggtttctacggctggatatccttcctaacaccaaccactttacagagtgtactgggtgcttttattcagcactggcacaggtgtgtttatgtggcaccagcacccacaagccTGCAAGGTTAGGAATGCTtgtctgtatgcaaggacaaccacacttttacttagcttgacgtatcttttcaagcacagcaaaccgccAGGAGCCTTGGTTTCCTGCCATGTCCTCTGCATCCGATGTCTTCCTTAGTCTActccttccacatgttccctctacaatttgagatcagcacctcttgatgtagctgttttcattcatgtgcattacatgaccataccagtgcagtcttctctcttgcatgctacatctgatgccttgtatacctagtttttctctcaaattactTACACTgtcgtatatgcacactgacattacccatccattggagcatactggcttcatttctttcaagcctttgcatattcttagcagtcacagcccatgtctcactgctaTGTAGTATAGCTCTTTTTACCcaggtatcatacaatctgcctttcatgctGAGGGAGATGCCCTTTGTTACTAACAGAGGTAGTAACTCTCTAAACTTTACCCAGCCTTTTCtttttctagcagctatgctttcagaacaacCTTGCCCATTACTGGTCACATAAGTAACGGAAactgtctactacttctaaggatcccTGCTGACATTTGAATGAGTCTATTTTTCATACATTCTTGGTGTTTAATGTACCTGTACATCTGCCACAtgtaaagactactttctctgttaaccttcctctgatatctATACACTTCTTATGGTCAGTAGCTTGCACTGAGTACATCTTACGGAGTTTCTTCCAAAACATTTTCTACATATCAAACAGGGTCATCTCCCTGAAGGGATCTGTGCTTTGTCTGTTTTCCTGCTTATCAATACTTtgatctttgctaaattaactctaaagccctttgattccagtctgtgtgtctatccctgaaatttcttctctagttctggaagAGAGAAGTTCTCTAGTTCTGGAAGTGATTCAGCAAtaaagaacaaggtcatcagcgtggaagagctcccaagggcagccagtcttaaattccttgGTTGTAGCTTAGATAAACAAGAGGGGGTTAAGAACAAATCCCAGGTGGACTCCTACTTGTATGTTAACCTCCTTACTATACTCATTGGTGACTCTCACCCTACtgacagcatccttgtacatggcttgtacagctatCACTAACCACTCATTTGTCCCTAGGTTttgcattgcccaccagataagagaGTGAacgaccctgtcaaaggctttctccatttcaacaaaagccagataaagaggtttatttttggtcAAGTATTTTTCCTACTGTTGCCTCACCAGGAAGATAGGATCAGTGGTGCCTCTACTTGGCACAAattcaaactgcatctcatctatgcTAACTCTCTTTCTAATTAATTGTGCTATGACACTGTCtgcaactttcatcacctggtccaacaatctgatacctttgtaattatttctgtttagGGTATCACCCTTgctcttgtagcagttgactataatgttgctacaccagtcattgggtatgactccctcttggacaacctgattaactatctGGGTGACCAGGTCATATCCCTccccaccagatattttaagcatctcagcggtGATACCTGATGAGCTGTCTTCATGTCTTTAATTGCTCTATTTACTAAGTTACTGTGGATTTGAATAGCTGGCTCCTCTGTTGGATCCATGTTAGGCAGGCTCTCCTTTTCCCatgcattctctacatttagcaACATTTCATAGGTGCACTCCCAAACTTCcttctttgcagaatcactaaCTGCAAGTGGGCCATCATCTGGGCGAACACATTTCTTTCCTACTACATCACGACTTTCTCTAACACACTGTCTTGCTATCTGAAACACATCAACCCTCTGGTCCTCATGTCATAGAACATTGGCATACTTCCTCCTTTCTCCTTCAACCTTGGCTAAGTATACCTGTCTTCTAGCCTCCTTCCTAGTTACCAGATATAGAtctctgctaccaccgttcttccagtctttccaggcctgtttcttcaCTTTAATGGTCTTATCTACAACTTCATTCCACCATCACATCACCTTATGTCTGGTTGGGACTTTGCACCacccacagatttggtctgtgacaTACAATGAGCTATCCTGCAGGAACTCCCAGTTGCTCTCCATGtagttcttcctcctctttcttgttaaatttctcaAGTAGGgtgtccctaaatttctgaccatcTAGAGGATacttaagcttccaaatccttcttttccagattggtctgcttcttggaatCCTTCATGCCTGAAGTCTAAAGCCACTAATAACTAATGTATGCcaaggggtacattcttcaccagggaaggTCTTTGCATTTATGAGCAACCATATATTATGCTTTCTGATAGCAATAGGAAGAAGGAAACGAAAAGTGATATGATCAAGTTGAAGAAGATGGCACGCTTAGCTGGACATGATACACATGATTGAGAGCAAGCAATGCAAATTGAAGGGGGCTGTATGGAGGGGTTTATATAAAGATAGCAACaggaagaaggaaatgaaaagagATGAGATTACCACTGGAAATTGAGTCAAGACAAATACAAAAGTttctataaaaatatgaataagatAATAAGGGATCTTTTATGTACTTGTTGgccctgctaaaaatagcaactgaAATTCCTCACATCACACCCTACTGCCttttacaatgtatgtatataaccaatctgttaagtttgtttatggaaaatGTTTTTGAGTATCCACATAAAAGCTCCTGTGTTATTATGCTGTCTACAGAGAAGTAATTCCAACATGcaacagcaattttaagggatAGTACTGAATTGTGCCAATACAATGTaggataagtagtagtagtaataataataataatccaaggtgcatggcttagtagttagaacgttgagcttatgattgtgaggttgtgagttcgatttccggaccgggctgtgtgttgtgttcttgagcaagacactttatttcacattgctctagttcactcagccgtagaaatgagttgtgacgtactggtgcgaagctgtattggcctttgcctttcccttggataacatcggtggcgtggagaggggacactggtatgcatgggcgactgctggtcttcataaacaactttgcccggatttgtgccttggagggtaactttcccggtgcaatcccatggtcattcatgaccggaaGGGGTCACCCTTTAATCCAAGGatggaattttataaatattttaatacatcgTTATGCATGCTTCCATAAATCACATGTTGTTTTTGACTATAATGTGCATCCATAGGATGATTACACTATAATTTGTAGTATCCATGGATATTACAGTGAGTCATTGTTCATGTGTTCATTTTGTTAGATGTAATATCCATGGATATTACAAATTATTGTGGATGTAGATTATAGTCACAAGGTTATGCCATTTTTGGCAAAAACTACCACTCTCCACTTTGCCCTGGTTGGGGTGTTTTTGTCTCACCACATTTTGCAAATGCTTCAGAACTGCTTAGTAAAATGTCTGGTTAGCAGTTTGTCAACGAGGAACAAATTTTGTGTGGTCAATTCCTTTCACATCCATGAAACAAATCAGCACCGTCTTGACATTGGACCTCACTTATGtgctttttttggtggggtgtagtgacattgaatgcttccattgacttgattacTGCTTCATTTTTGGGTCATAGCCATAGCACCAGCTTTtctcaccagtgatgacctttggAAAAAGGttcagatcaacttccaactgttctttcagttcacgacacatATTTAGTCATGactacttttgatcttccgtgagcaagcaaggcacaaattttTCTGCAACTCTTTCCATttgcaattccttgctcaaaattcattggcaggggCCCCAAAATACcctagtcatatcaacaagttcatcagttgttcagtgatggtcctccaagatcagttcgtgaattttaataatgttttcattcgtttgggAGGTTGATAGTCaccctgaatgaggttggtcttgAAGTGACAAGTAACTATTCCTAAAGCATGagaaccactcgtaaacttgtgttttgctcatggtagcatctttgtaagctgtttgaagcatgacaaccaTTTCTGAGGAAACAAAATTCCAcag
This genomic stretch from Octopus sinensis unplaced genomic scaffold, ASM634580v1 Contig15370, whole genome shotgun sequence harbors:
- the LOC115230338 gene encoding uncharacterized protein LOC115230338, with amino-acid sequence MFSNKCHRSSIFPSSQYKKLNSESNEFSGKSNYLEANDENMSSVGMDTFTVENISFSQPKSFKQNKAVDKNDTLKRQKTLEFLEKLLKNCDPEIEEQLKKLVKEKFGLHMKSSHQKEVLSSNQTVNGIMEFLEQQRNDFFLPCNSSSLPSLSGRSKNDWSKLRADNNRNLIKSTKAFLSKNRVTESTPSFVLGESNLNEDSDEGVFLHGENCSENKPASNCTTSNIFETKPHKDFSNSPQHDMWDTIHQVLNEQKLENQFWQKATSIKNNFKTKLPNFMDTSSTEDSTIKNILKSIGFDTEMCKRMQECAKQVSGINDQLGSDKNKRLTNKSKHSLSPEIDKCGLKRAKNKILSSEKASHKILFNKNFIATVPPIDTSVPPPVANFSNTVTPLPSLAPAPLSVLHSRSPVYSVLPSGLPTPIAPANYTHVPSQPAIAPCGPFFAQPQTSTLFPQQYNFSNMFEKNTCYSTSKSIIPTTIPCPPVHSNLKVIPPSPVPTSNSSIPSATTPSSLPGSSLCRDNSPKTDSWLSNNERSSQWNLLSPSHRDRSPTTSRQNRSLTPCSSRHTSYTLRCERSQVSSSSKEDKSHSPLSLRRGRSRTPSSLRRDKSRERSLTPSKSRRKKSRNQNKRDRSRTPYSSRRSHSRSPCSLKRDKLRSVSGRGSRYSKSRHSRSPSKPCNFHSKRSKLLHPVDERFASEYEYSPSPPLQKRTAVQCNGSTEGKNNTSSLKVQDVKEIFALKSKNLNASTNNSNRKYSCFLPHEIEQIIKQRILCSSRLEMLQNELAMLRKQQNELMRKKQREKDGHKDPLLTENAALQEEVSNQVKLLKKTMEELNETLEISGMSMESFTYHEKFYQYSKKSSLSDQFGFKSKSHESRANEKNRKTNKFHSHGFDKTASIQKEMSCERFSSRDNKPLLPLEIKSFAKGSQSSDKDKFSWNKRMDDSQLREDKDKRTSPFPLKWSAYSSENFLHNLHGNKDMAADYDETRSNKAKVSYEYFDPGNHWCRHCNLVTGNIYELFHHLQSKKHKAKLDHYDRPWLPESIKNPSNKPKMGQVQMAPIKGVEFLMSTHAFYCTLCKEFSGDVLCAEAHLKSDSHNTTYQKHIQENPYYEKRLNLDKAAGLQFFTSDKGEKRKNTEDSEMEERKDSLKKIQHDSKENFLEENKETEASSKDLIKDTKTDSEISAEIFSEEIQKENFENNSNKKAGVSSSCENKQKNEPNETKVTVLEASSAKNKILDQAKSTVQRSKIAIKLTGKTVIKPLQYPVLPPSIPVGKMPGRHKKRSVKAGFGKKVWPVKEIENQLSLDDFLTCSNNHGSVPVVSDIETDEERTDIKITNINTSGQSANTLLLQESIDNTENKKSSQKFLPESHTSTTSVSVTQMSGNCLPIDVLATAPPPPPPPVNAYKNSSNVFGDTENSDVYTFPAVGQKAINMHELNKWSEAKISESKKGARTLLNQQEYEPQMAVSTGVSTKSEEFSAEDLDDMRLLGIDPASQVPMAEVRPPPSLLSLTAHNMTNGDHKVKSKPIKDKNCVGNSHNVSFVDNSTICEKDGKQLESECLVSFDENKEQSPVEPSQVCSETGPSNDATPLAR